The DNA window CCAGAAATTATTCCTCcccattcttttctttttacttgGTAGTGGATAGTATTTAGGTATAACTTTGATACctattttaaacaaaataaaattacggATATTTAGAAGTTGTCGtattatcaaattatttcGTATACTAAAAATAGctagagtaaatttttaatggAAAGTATATTACCTTTCATCAAAACATTGTAATTAGAATGTTTTTCttggtcaaaaattaaaagtcgacttttttttttgggtaaaagTCGACTTATTAAACAGTGACAAATCTCTATTACAGGCATGGGCCCTTCCCTCCTCAGCTCCTCTCACATGGAGTGCATCCTCGCCCCGTCATCTCATAGCCTCgtcattttgcttttaaaaacacaaataaaactgctttattaacgattaaaaaataatttaaaagtaaacttttataaacgtattttaacaattaaaaacgaATATGAGACTAAAGCACGAcaagaaaactataaaatcagcttcaaatttaagtttaaaactttaacttataagtataaacaaaaagatgagatgCTCTTACTAGACCATGGATGCGTTCGTCCCTCCtcttaagttaacttattatCTCGTTTTTTGCACGCACGTTttctaaacggtgtatttttttaaattatctatatgaaagttgttttaaaaaattatattaatctattttatatttttttaataattaattaattatataaccACGTTTTTCATGGCGGGAAAGTAAACTTACCTCAACCGAGACGAACACGGCCCATGAGACCACcggccaagaaaaaaaaactagaataaaaGACAAACGCTCGGTAAGAAAACACCTCCATTAAACCATATAAAcctcataaaaaaacattttctccatttttaaGAAGGTaccctatagaaaattttccatataaaatttagtatcaaattttatatagaaaacagtggtagcTCATGATACCTTCTtgaggatgaaaaaaatgctaaaaaaaaacatgacagCCATATTTATCAGCTAAAGTAGTACAGCCAGTCTATCAGACAAACCAGCATCTTGCCACAGCTCCATCCGTGCATGTTGTTTTGACAACCAGCGAAACAAATATCCTACCGGGTGGTTGAAGGCACCTATTAAGTTAATTTGTGTCAAAATCTGTTGTTCATTATAAACGTGTTCAGTCCTATTTCAAGAGACCTATGGTGACCAATTCTTTCTGTAGCGCATTGTAATTATCGAATGCTTTTATCAACGTCGTGCGAATCAGCAAAAGTTCAATAGAATTCGGTAGGGTTATACTAAATTCAAATACCGATTCGCAAAAATCGATTCAGCAAATCCTGGCCCAACTGGGCTCAAATTACATGCAGTTTACATGGCCTCCAAGGCTCCAATAGTTGAATGATCCTGTTTGGAACAAATGGTCCAACCAcacccaaaagaaaaaaacttacgggcttaatatatcattgagataccaatgacatatctctaactttgcaaaattataatgacacgtttaaaatttttttaaaaaaaactattaccCTTACGATGTTTCTTAAGGTGAAACTCcactttttttctcaaattagtTATATACCAGTGCATTGCAATATACTCATACAATTAACAATGAATTACAcaggttataaaaaaataaaaaacagtcCAAATTATTGATGagagatttgtttcagtccaataaaaacaaaaagtatctcaaggtaccggtacctcgcggtaccaaatcatttctgattgTTGAATCTAACgatgcacatcctactcagctaaatCTAATAGTAGGAAATGATTTAGGTTGTGTTCGGCAGCATGAACAGGCTATCTAActcctctcgtttttcgcgcgcatgcttcccaaactgctaaatgatgtatattttacaaaaaaatttctataggaaagttgtttaaaaaatcatattaatctattttatattttttaataattaataattaattaatcatgtattaatctattaatacgtTTTCTGTGTCAGATAACTAATCCACTCGCCCcctagccgaacgcggccttagtaccatgaggtaccggtatctcgagatactttttattggatcGGAGTAAATCTCTATTGATGATGGACTATCTATGCTCGTGGAGAAAAGAAGCGGTTTTTAAAGAAATCACttgatttcttttgtttttttaaacgaTGTTTTCGTTTGATCTGGGATGAGAAGAATGACAAATGACTTTCCTTTTAAACAGTAAGATGTGTGGTGATGCAAAACAAGAGAAGAGGAAAGACAACCTTgagaaaccacgagatgaatctggtgagtctaattaatccgttattagcattgtgactaatcatgtactaattaggctcaacaaATTTGTCTTGCATTTTtcatataactgtgtaattagttttaatatttatatatatttaatattttatttagttctctaaagatttgatacgATATGTTAGGAAAAATATCTAAGAAATAAACAGGGTCATACTCTCTCGTGGATTCCAACCGGTAGATCCTGCGAAAGTACGGTCCAAGGTGCAGACAAGACGCAGACACACGCAGAAAGTTGGCTCCCTTTTGGCAAAAAACCGCCACTACCTGTCACATTTCAAGCCGTCCAGAATTCGTGGCAGCATCTGCCTGGACGGCACACCAAAGTACCGGATCTTAATCCGAACGATATAGACAATAACAATCTctccattatatatatactagtatgTGCCAGAACAGAAAAGGGTCGTTATCTGGGTTTTTATAAgaaggaaaacaaataaataaaaaataatttaagaataaaacttttatatatatgttcttagatatcaaaaacaaaagctgaaaaataaagtgcgatttaaaactctaaaatcaaatctaaatttaagattgaatatttaaatattgacttataaacgtaagtagaaaaaaaaaacaaggatgATACCATTCCTAGCAGATTCTGtcctaaaaatatagtatattaaaaatgttactCTAACAAATACTTTATCCTATCATAAAATATagagtattattcatattaaaaagaaattatctttTCCCACTCCGTATCTCAATATTCAATCTTAATTTAAGAGTGCAGAGAGCAAAAGAACAAcatgagaaaaaataattacaaaattaataagaaagaatttattttagataaccAACCAAATAGTAGAatagatgattaaatttagatgaaattATCTTTTCTCACTCCGTATCTCAATATTCAATCTTTAAGAGTACAGAGAGCAAAAGAACAAcatgagaaaaaataattacaaaatattaataaaaaagaatttattttagataaccAATCAAATACTAGTatagatgattaaatttagatgaactgTCGAAGAAAAAGATAAGTAACCAAACAAGCCGAAGTGAGCGCAGAAGAGGATGACACGCGTCTGAACGATGGACTCATGGCAATAAGAAAAGGCCCAGCGACAGAGCCAGCGACACCTTCGAGCCCGGACAACAAAGTGGCCTTTACACAAACTACAGGCTAACCTGCGATCTTTCATGATGCTTTTTCAGTAGCTAACCATGATGCTGACCGATGACGATGAGCTCCACAGTTTAAGGGAAAGTTAAACAGAGGACAGGAAGGAGATACAGTCTTAAACTTGCATGGATTAGCAGCTTAAATCAGGACCATCAGGTGGTGGTAGTATATCATGTCATGTCGTCACTATGAGCTACTCTGCTAACTAACAAAATGTCAGCAAATTGCCCATGCATTTGCCAACTGATAGCCGAGAGCCTGACAGTGATGACCATCCAAAGacgaaaaggaaagaagaataCTACAGCTTAATTAGCTATGTGGACAGTTACTGCTGACCAAATTAGGCTACTTAATTACTGTATATATCTCTAAGCAAACAGACTAAGCAACTGGGGTAGCTGGCTAAGCTAGCTCAgatcagctcagctcagctgctAGTTGTGGCTGGGAGGATGGCGACGGACAGAGTGGTAATCTGCAGTGAATGGCATGTGGCCATAGAAATGGTTCCTGCCATCTGCAGGAAGCTTTCTTGTTCTGAAGTTCTTGCAGCTCTTCCTCCCTTGCTTGCATCTTCTCAtggcagccgccgcctcctcctcctcatgaTCTGCTGCAAACTTCGTAGATGCTACTGGTCTCGAGCTTACCAGGTTTTGATCCTGCTCATGATCTCCTCTTTCGTTGGCAGCTGTTCTTGACATTGGCAGTTCTGAAAAAGAGACAGTAATCACTCAGTGAGTGAAAGGGCTTCCGAGCAGAGAACAAATAGTTCAGAAATGGGGGAGGTTTTGCCTGAAAATGCTGGCGATTTTTGGCACCTGAATATGCGCAAACATACCTCTGTGGTGTGCAGTGGCAACGCAGGAGATGAGTGCAGCAACCATGAAGAGCAGCAGGAGCAACAGGCTGACACAGTTAAGCTGCTGCATAACTAACCAACCTACCTAACCTAACTACCTACCAGCCTCTGAATCTTCAGAAAAATCTCTGAATCTGACCTGAGGTATAATACTATTGCGACTGATGTGATGTGATCAGAGAAGAGAGAGCATCAGAGCAAGAGTGAAAAGACAGGTGCTGGTTTTATAGGCCAGGTTCAGAGTTCTTCAGGTCAGCTCGAGAGAGGCAAAACGATTGGTCAAAGTTGAGCGTGCCCATGCATGTCCAtgctgtgctgctgctgctgaacctgtgtactattttttttaaatcacctGTAGCTACTAATCCTAGTGGCTAATTACCAGCTGCTGCTCATTGGGGCTAAGCATGGACCTTGTCCCTTAGTCATTTGTCAAGCTGCTGTTACCGAAGATGTCGTTGAATTTTGTAAGGAGAGGAAAGAAAAGGGCTCTCTCGAGATCGATCGTTCCAAGAGGGCtgttgatggatggatgcatgccCATTGCTTGGATTTGAAGATGCTGGCTGCTACCGAGATCTCGCCGCTGTTGAAAAATTTCAGTTGAGTAATCCTTCCGATGATTCGGTTCTGCGTGTGTGCTCTGAACCTGTGAGTTGATTAACGCCACTGCTGATTAATTAAATCGTTCGACGGTGCTGTAATCGAAGCAGCAACACGTAGTGATTAAGCAAGTTTAAGTAAGAGTGTTGGCCCTCCCgtgaaaacaaagaaaacacgGATCAAGTGCATGCGTGTTAGTCGTACTCCATcggtttcaaaatataacaacttttaacatttaaaaattattctaaaatataacaaattctATATATGCATTCTTCTTTTGACAAATCACAAACTTAGAGCAAACGGAAAAGCCGTCtctagcagatcatccatCCCATTATGCAAAAATAGATGACCATCCAAATTGAAGAGATGTGATCCAAATGTGGGTATTCTCTCTGCTCCATCTATATTTCAACATCCAATTAACATGAGAATATatggttacaaaatattaataaaaatatatggacgATGCAAAATGGATGTTCTATTGGACTGAGGCATGATACGAATAGAGAATCTATTTTAGGTGATCATTCAAATGATAATATAAATGGTGAAAATTGAATGAGCTGTTGGGTTTGCTCTTGTACCCGCTAAAGTTTTTCGCATGCTTTCTGAGCCGATCAGAACCTTTTTCTTAATAGTCGTGTAcctctaaattttgtttatattgtgATACGAATAGGCATTGTTGGTGTCGGTGGCAATTGGCAAGAACACATGCATGGTGTTCTCCTCGATGTGGTGACGAACGAGGCTAGGTAGGCTTGGTTGTTTGGTGGTGCTAATCATCGTGGAATGATTCCAAGATGAAGCATGTGTGCTGGTGGACTAGTGTGAGTGTGGTACACATTACAGTACAGTTCGCTGGTTACGAGGAGAGGACCGAAATTTGAGGATGAGAAATTGAGAACTACCAGGGCCTCTAATAGTACTAGTATAGGTCATATATGAGAGCATAAGATTATAAGAATTAACCGATGAAAAACTAACTTATCAGAGTTTAAAAAGGCTAGGCTTTCTAGTTCGTAGCTTTTTTTATTCTACTACTACGTATTATCAGAAGTTAAGTAttgtttagagcaagttcaatagtatagaaatatgcttatagctgatttatagcctgctattgtacttgctcttagagagCTTTTAACTTGCAAAGAATTTGTGAGAAGCTGTGGCTATAAGAAGCTCACAAAATAAAACCATCGTAGGTGCTCTCTCGTAGTATTGTACTAGTACTGGAGTAATCTAAACTCCAAACTTGATGAATCAAATTTTGCTGACGTGTGTACCGTGTCAGCAGCTATGAAAAACGGGGAGACGAGACAGTCAACTCGGTCTTCTGGAATGGATCGGAAATTCCAACTTAGGAATGCACGTACTTGCACATATGTATGTCCTCATGTCTACTTATGCGGCCAGCATATTTCCAAAACAGAGTGTCCATTACATTATGTttgtattttagaacggatgTTTTTTATCCGTTATTATAttacaaatttttaacattg is part of the Oryza brachyantha chromosome 2, ObraRS2, whole genome shotgun sequence genome and encodes:
- the LOC102722738 gene encoding uncharacterized protein LOC102722738; its protein translation is MQQLNCVSLLLLLLFMVAALISCVATAHHRELPMSRTAANERGDHEQDQNLVSSRPVASTKFAADHEEEEAAAAMRRCKQGRKSCKNFRTRKLPADGRNHFYGHMPFTADYHSVRRHPPSHN